In one Solanum lycopersicum chromosome 11, SLM_r2.1 genomic region, the following are encoded:
- the LOC101252048 gene encoding mtDNA-binding protein WHIRLY2-like isoform X1: protein MLKVSRLLHPRHIRNQLLHKKLSGEDVKGSIWQNAINTFAAFSTVRQDVVADAGKREGRVFAPYSVFKGKAALSAEPRLPTFNRLDSGGVKLNRRGVIMLTFWPSVGERKYDWEKRQLFALSATEVGSLISMGTRDSSEFFHDPSMLSSNAGQVRKSLSIKPNADGSGYFVSLSVVNNNLKTNDRFTVPVTTAEFAVMRTAFSFALPHIMGWDRFTNRPSESISQSPSKVVPQLMEAEWDR from the exons ATGTTGAAAGTCAGTCGGCTTCTGCACCCCAG ACACATTAGGAATCAGTTGTTGCATAAAAAATTGTCTGGAGAGGATGTCAAAGGTTCTATCTGGCAGAATGCCATCAACACTTTTGCAGCCTTTTCTACTGTTCGACAGGATGTTGTGGCTGATG CAGGAAAACGGGAAGGTCGAGTGTTTGCTCCCTACTCAGTATTTAAAGGCAAAGCAGCACTTTCTGCTGAACCTAGGCTGCCCACATTTAATAGACTGGAT TCTGGAGGTGTTAAACTCAATCGTCGAGGTGTCATTATGTTGACATTCTGGCCATCCGTTGGTGAGCGCAAATATGACTGGGAAAAGAGGCAG TTGTTTGCTTTATCAGCAACAGAGGTTGGATCATTGATAAGTATGGGGACCAGAGATTCTTCTGAATTCTTTCATGATCCTTCAATGCTGTCTAG TAATGCTGGTCAAGTTAGAAAGAGTTTGTCAATTAAGCCAAATGCTGATGGGAGTGGTTATTTCGTTTCATTGA GTGTTGTTAACAATAATCTCAAAACCAATGATCGGTTTACTGTTCCTGTCACTACTGCCGAATTTGCTGTTATGCGAACAGCTTTCAGT TTTGCTTTGCCTCACATCATGGGATGGGATCGCTTCACTAATCGGCCTTCAGAAAGCATCTCTCAAAGTCCCTCAAAGGTGGTTCCACAACTAATGGAGGCGGAGTGGGATAGATGA
- the LOC101252048 gene encoding mtDNA-binding protein WHIRLY2-like: MLKVSRLLHPRHIRNQLLHKKLSGEDVKGSIWQNAINTFAAFSTVRQDVVADGKREGRVFAPYSVFKGKAALSAEPRLPTFNRLDSGGVKLNRRGVIMLTFWPSVGERKYDWEKRQLFALSATEVGSLISMGTRDSSEFFHDPSMLSSNAGQVRKSLSIKPNADGSGYFVSLSVVNNNLKTNDRFTVPVTTAEFAVMRTAFSFALPHIMGWDRFTNRPSESISQSPSKVVPQLMEAEWDR; the protein is encoded by the exons ATGTTGAAAGTCAGTCGGCTTCTGCACCCCAG ACACATTAGGAATCAGTTGTTGCATAAAAAATTGTCTGGAGAGGATGTCAAAGGTTCTATCTGGCAGAATGCCATCAACACTTTTGCAGCCTTTTCTACTGTTCGACAGGATGTTGTGGCTGATG GAAAACGGGAAGGTCGAGTGTTTGCTCCCTACTCAGTATTTAAAGGCAAAGCAGCACTTTCTGCTGAACCTAGGCTGCCCACATTTAATAGACTGGAT TCTGGAGGTGTTAAACTCAATCGTCGAGGTGTCATTATGTTGACATTCTGGCCATCCGTTGGTGAGCGCAAATATGACTGGGAAAAGAGGCAG TTGTTTGCTTTATCAGCAACAGAGGTTGGATCATTGATAAGTATGGGGACCAGAGATTCTTCTGAATTCTTTCATGATCCTTCAATGCTGTCTAG TAATGCTGGTCAAGTTAGAAAGAGTTTGTCAATTAAGCCAAATGCTGATGGGAGTGGTTATTTCGTTTCATTGA GTGTTGTTAACAATAATCTCAAAACCAATGATCGGTTTACTGTTCCTGTCACTACTGCCGAATTTGCTGTTATGCGAACAGCTTTCAGT TTTGCTTTGCCTCACATCATGGGATGGGATCGCTTCACTAATCGGCCTTCAGAAAGCATCTCTCAAAGTCCCTCAAAGGTGGTTCCACAACTAATGGAGGCGGAGTGGGATAGATGA
- the LOC101252048 gene encoding mtDNA-binding protein WHIRLY2-like isoform X2 produces MLKVSRLLHPRNQLLHKKLSGEDVKGSIWQNAINTFAAFSTVRQDVVADAGKREGRVFAPYSVFKGKAALSAEPRLPTFNRLDSGGVKLNRRGVIMLTFWPSVGERKYDWEKRQLFALSATEVGSLISMGTRDSSEFFHDPSMLSSNAGQVRKSLSIKPNADGSGYFVSLSVVNNNLKTNDRFTVPVTTAEFAVMRTAFSFALPHIMGWDRFTNRPSESISQSPSKVVPQLMEAEWDR; encoded by the exons ATGTTGAAAGTCAGTCGGCTTCTGCACCCCAG GAATCAGTTGTTGCATAAAAAATTGTCTGGAGAGGATGTCAAAGGTTCTATCTGGCAGAATGCCATCAACACTTTTGCAGCCTTTTCTACTGTTCGACAGGATGTTGTGGCTGATG CAGGAAAACGGGAAGGTCGAGTGTTTGCTCCCTACTCAGTATTTAAAGGCAAAGCAGCACTTTCTGCTGAACCTAGGCTGCCCACATTTAATAGACTGGAT TCTGGAGGTGTTAAACTCAATCGTCGAGGTGTCATTATGTTGACATTCTGGCCATCCGTTGGTGAGCGCAAATATGACTGGGAAAAGAGGCAG TTGTTTGCTTTATCAGCAACAGAGGTTGGATCATTGATAAGTATGGGGACCAGAGATTCTTCTGAATTCTTTCATGATCCTTCAATGCTGTCTAG TAATGCTGGTCAAGTTAGAAAGAGTTTGTCAATTAAGCCAAATGCTGATGGGAGTGGTTATTTCGTTTCATTGA GTGTTGTTAACAATAATCTCAAAACCAATGATCGGTTTACTGTTCCTGTCACTACTGCCGAATTTGCTGTTATGCGAACAGCTTTCAGT TTTGCTTTGCCTCACATCATGGGATGGGATCGCTTCACTAATCGGCCTTCAGAAAGCATCTCTCAAAGTCCCTCAAAGGTGGTTCCACAACTAATGGAGGCGGAGTGGGATAGATGA
- the LOC101252048 gene encoding mtDNA-binding protein WHIRLY2-like isoform X3, giving the protein MLKVSRLLHPRNQLLHKKLSGEDVKGSIWQNAINTFAAFSTVRQDVVADGKREGRVFAPYSVFKGKAALSAEPRLPTFNRLDSGGVKLNRRGVIMLTFWPSVGERKYDWEKRQLFALSATEVGSLISMGTRDSSEFFHDPSMLSSNAGQVRKSLSIKPNADGSGYFVSLSVVNNNLKTNDRFTVPVTTAEFAVMRTAFSFALPHIMGWDRFTNRPSESISQSPSKVVPQLMEAEWDR; this is encoded by the exons ATGTTGAAAGTCAGTCGGCTTCTGCACCCCAG GAATCAGTTGTTGCATAAAAAATTGTCTGGAGAGGATGTCAAAGGTTCTATCTGGCAGAATGCCATCAACACTTTTGCAGCCTTTTCTACTGTTCGACAGGATGTTGTGGCTGATG GAAAACGGGAAGGTCGAGTGTTTGCTCCCTACTCAGTATTTAAAGGCAAAGCAGCACTTTCTGCTGAACCTAGGCTGCCCACATTTAATAGACTGGAT TCTGGAGGTGTTAAACTCAATCGTCGAGGTGTCATTATGTTGACATTCTGGCCATCCGTTGGTGAGCGCAAATATGACTGGGAAAAGAGGCAG TTGTTTGCTTTATCAGCAACAGAGGTTGGATCATTGATAAGTATGGGGACCAGAGATTCTTCTGAATTCTTTCATGATCCTTCAATGCTGTCTAG TAATGCTGGTCAAGTTAGAAAGAGTTTGTCAATTAAGCCAAATGCTGATGGGAGTGGTTATTTCGTTTCATTGA GTGTTGTTAACAATAATCTCAAAACCAATGATCGGTTTACTGTTCCTGTCACTACTGCCGAATTTGCTGTTATGCGAACAGCTTTCAGT TTTGCTTTGCCTCACATCATGGGATGGGATCGCTTCACTAATCGGCCTTCAGAAAGCATCTCTCAAAGTCCCTCAAAGGTGGTTCCACAACTAATGGAGGCGGAGTGGGATAGATGA